The Devosia sp. 1566 sequence CGCGCGCCTACCGATCACGAGCGCGCCGCGCTTGAGGACCTGCGCACCCAGCTCGAGGCCTATGCCGGCTCGACCGATGCCGAGGCGCTGCAGAACCTGGTCTACGAAATCGGCAAGGCCCACAAGTTCGAGCCGCTGCGCGACTGGTTCAAGGCTATCTACCAGGTGCTGCTCGGCGAGGATCAAGGCCCGCGCTTCGGCTCCTTCATCGCCCTGTACGGCGTGGGGGAAACGCGCAGGCTCATCGAGGACGCCCTCGAAGGCAAGCTGCTGAACTCATCCGCCGCCTGACCTGACTGGACGAGATTCGTCCGCCACATCCGGCTGTCACCCCGGCTCTGAGCCGGGGGGCATCACCATCGGGGCCGCCTTATTGGCTGGCCCAGATGATCCGCGCGATCCATTCAATATCGGCGGTGTTGATCAAGCGCGGCTCATAGGCGGGATTGACTGAATGCAGCTCGATCTGCTTGGCCGTTTGCCGCGCGAGGATCTTGGCCATCACTTCGCCATCGCGCGTCTTGACCACGACCCGGTCGCCCCGCCGCACCTGCTCGGTAGGCGACACCACGATCCGGTCGCCTTCGCGATACAGCGGCTCCATGGAGTCGCCCTGCACCTCAAGCGCATAGATCCCGGCTTCTCCAGGGGTGGGCAGGGCAATCTCCTCCCAGCCCTGACCGGCCGGGAAACCCGCGCTGTCGAAAAACCCGCCTGAACCGGCCTGCGCCAAGCCCAGCAGTGGCACAGTAGGGGCTGATCCACGCTCGGGCATCTGCATAAAAGCCCCGGTCCCGGCCAGGAACGTATCGAAACCCTCGCCCGTCGCTTCGAGGATCTTGGCGAGGCTTTCCGTGGAGGGCCAGCGCTCCCGTCCGTCCTTGCTCACGCGCTTGGATACGTTGAACGCCGTGGCATCGAGCCCCGCAAGCTTGGCCAGCGCCGAAACCGACAGCCGTTGCCGCCGCGCTAGGGCGTCAATTCCATCCCAAACGGCTCGATGTGACAACATGGGCAGGCAACTCACAGCAGCAAGGAAACTTGTCTCGCCTAGGCAATTAGTCCTATTTTTCTACACATCTTCCCGCCCCCTGTAAAGCGCCCCGCTTGCCCCATCCGCAAAGTGGTGATTAGGGTCGCGCCATGACCACGCCCGCTCTTATTTACAAGATCGCCACCGAGGCTGCATTCGCGCCTTATCGTGCCGCGCCTGCATTTCCCGGCATGCCGATCGACGCTGCCGATGGCTACATGCATTTTTCCACCGCCGCGCAACTGCCTGAAACCCTGCGCCTCCACTTCGCCGGGCAGTCTGACCTGGTGCTCCTAGCGGTGCGCACGGCCGATCTGGCGCAACTGCTCGTCTGGGAGCCTTCGCGCGGCGGCCAGCTCTTCCCCCATCTTTATGCTGATCTACCCACAACGGCCATTGTCTGGGAAGCGCCGCTTGCTGTTGCGGCTGACGGCACCTGCATCTTGCCCGAGGCCGTGCAATGATCTTCTCGGCTCTTTCACCATTGCTGCGTCTCGCGCCGGTTCAGGAGCTGACGCGCGACGCCTTGCTCAAGCTCGATGCGGAAACCGCCCACCTCGCCACGATCAAGGCGCTGCGGCTGGGTCTTGGCCCCGAACAGGCCCAGGCTGATCCGCCCGAGCTACGCACCACTTTGTGCGGGCTTGAGTTAAGCAATCCCGTGGGCATGGCGGCCGGCTTTGACAAGAATGCCGAAGTGGCACGTCCCCTGGCCCTGATGGGTTTTGGCATGGTCGAGATCGGCACCGTCACCCCGCGTCCGCAAGCGGGCAATCCCAAGCCGCGTCTGTTCCGCCTGCCCGAGGGCGAGGGCGTCATCAACCGCATGGGCTTCAACAATGAAGGCCACGAAGCGGTCTTCGCCCGCCTCAAGGACGCCCGCGTTCCCGCTGTCCTTGGCATCAATATCGGCGCCAACAAGGACAGCGCCGATTTCGTCGCCGATTACGTTCTGGGCGTGCAGCGCTTCGCCGATCTCGCCGATTACCTGACCGTCAATATCTCCTCGCCCAACACCCCTGGCCTGCGTGATCTACAAAGCGACGAGGCCCTGCGCCGCCTCCTGGGTGAAGTGCTGCACGCCCGCGCCAAAAGCCGCGTCCGGGTTCCCGTTTTCCTCAAGATCGCCCCCGATCTCGACGAGGCTGCGCTCGACGCCATCGCCAAAGTGGTGCTGGCCACCGATCTCGATGGCCTCATTGTCTCCAACACCACGCTCAGCCGCGA is a genomic window containing:
- a CDS encoding quinone-dependent dihydroorotate dehydrogenase codes for the protein MIFSALSPLLRLAPVQELTRDALLKLDAETAHLATIKALRLGLGPEQAQADPPELRTTLCGLELSNPVGMAAGFDKNAEVARPLALMGFGMVEIGTVTPRPQAGNPKPRLFRLPEGEGVINRMGFNNEGHEAVFARLKDARVPAVLGINIGANKDSADFVADYVLGVQRFADLADYLTVNISSPNTPGLRDLQSDEALRRLLGEVLHARAKSRVRVPVFLKIAPDLDEAALDAIAKVVLATDLDGLIVSNTTLSRDTVQGQANATEAGGLSGKPLFNRATQRLAQTRQRVGDLPIIGVGGIHSPQTALAKFEAGANAVQLYSALVFGGLDLLDRIKQGLAAAVRAQGKTNISELVGTRVEHWAGDATTP
- a CDS encoding helix-turn-helix transcriptional regulator, whose product is MLSHRAVWDGIDALARRQRLSVSALAKLAGLDATAFNVSKRVSKDGRERWPSTESLAKILEATGEGFDTFLAGTGAFMQMPERGSAPTVPLLGLAQAGSGGFFDSAGFPAGQGWEEIALPTPGEAGIYALEVQGDSMEPLYREGDRIVVSPTEQVRRGDRVVVKTRDGEVMAKILARQTAKQIELHSVNPAYEPRLINTADIEWIARIIWASQ
- a CDS encoding DUF952 domain-containing protein, which produces MTTPALIYKIATEAAFAPYRAAPAFPGMPIDAADGYMHFSTAAQLPETLRLHFAGQSDLVLLAVRTADLAQLLVWEPSRGGQLFPHLYADLPTTAIVWEAPLAVAADGTCILPEAVQ